A genomic segment from Blastococcus sp. PRF04-17 encodes:
- a CDS encoding DUF4132 domain-containing protein, with translation MRLLDAIRGRAHKGLDVPPDLARRLAEVDDLLRPVENPRRKVRDEEIFEPARYPDTPYGRALVDADDERLRTAALWAQRHLCSAPHAYDAWPAMRLAHALARRKLAWTADEVAVAVRLAVLRGSGDHDLPMRVTLPIGAAERLPRTSIPPLSDLLALLRSQVADAVGFYTGEERLRYTRRLDALLEGPPESLLTLPPSLLHSGDALGPALRAELGDRLDAPGIPALFLHAAKASGPRPSGKWRTTGRGLLDEAQDGLDVVREVLQRTVHHREQPEECRCGIDGHQDWVWLHESTARLIRGLVVLVGETDEHWVTPLLGELLAVAGSGLGGSAGTPRDLVVSNAAIAVIAERDDAVPYLSQACTRLKHRALRKGVSAALQAAAERAGLTVGQLAERSVPAHGLGPDGRSIVQLGAHTAVLALERPGTVSLTFRTTAGRDLASVPAAVRNDFGDEVAGLRAQVKELKRAVTAERSRIEELLAEDRAWPADEWATYYRDHPVVGALARGLLWQSEHDGEWRTGLLTDDRRLVDLQGAELAVSGCVRLWHPLRADTDEVGAWREHLLADEVRQPFKQAFREIYRLTDAEVETGDHSNRFAAHVLRAPQAQALMRTRGWTGDGLGYWEGGYEGHVTKPFASGWRAEFFFDLIPDEADGYETPSLAGSDQVRFSRHQDGGWVARPLTEVPPLVFTEAMRDVDLFVGVTSIAADPAWITRGARTHETYWEHVSFGALTEAAATRRQALERLVPRLRIADRCALTERFLEVRGDLRTYKIHLGSGNILMTPDEYLCIVPGRAQWKDPKVYLPFEDGGGMLSVILSKAFLLVDDTSITDPSITSQIARR, from the coding sequence GTGCGCTTGCTCGACGCGATCCGGGGACGGGCGCACAAAGGGCTCGACGTCCCGCCGGACCTGGCCCGTCGGCTCGCCGAGGTGGATGACCTGCTTCGGCCGGTGGAGAACCCGCGCCGGAAAGTTCGTGATGAGGAGATCTTCGAGCCGGCTCGATACCCGGACACCCCGTACGGCCGCGCGCTGGTGGATGCGGACGACGAGAGGCTGCGGACCGCCGCCCTGTGGGCGCAACGACACCTCTGCTCGGCCCCGCACGCGTATGACGCCTGGCCGGCGATGCGGCTGGCGCATGCACTTGCGCGCCGGAAGCTGGCGTGGACGGCGGATGAAGTCGCCGTGGCCGTGCGCTTGGCAGTCCTGCGCGGGAGCGGCGATCACGACCTCCCGATGAGGGTCACCCTGCCGATCGGCGCGGCCGAACGCCTGCCCCGCACGTCGATCCCTCCCCTCTCGGATCTGCTGGCGCTCCTGCGGTCGCAGGTCGCCGACGCGGTCGGCTTCTACACCGGCGAGGAGCGCCTGCGGTACACCCGCCGTCTGGACGCTCTACTCGAGGGTCCCCCGGAGTCCCTCCTGACGCTGCCGCCGTCGTTGCTGCACAGTGGTGACGCGCTGGGCCCCGCGCTGCGGGCCGAGCTCGGCGACCGGCTGGACGCCCCGGGGATTCCCGCCCTGTTCCTGCACGCAGCCAAGGCGTCCGGACCCCGCCCCTCGGGCAAGTGGCGCACGACTGGCCGTGGCCTGCTCGACGAGGCCCAGGACGGCCTCGACGTCGTCCGGGAAGTTCTCCAGCGCACGGTCCACCACCGAGAGCAGCCGGAGGAATGCCGCTGCGGGATCGACGGTCATCAGGACTGGGTGTGGCTGCACGAGTCGACCGCACGCTTGATCCGTGGCCTGGTCGTGCTCGTCGGCGAGACCGACGAGCACTGGGTCACGCCGCTGCTCGGTGAACTGCTCGCGGTCGCGGGGAGCGGCCTGGGCGGCAGCGCCGGCACACCCCGGGACCTCGTCGTCTCGAACGCGGCCATAGCGGTCATCGCAGAGAGGGACGACGCCGTCCCCTACCTGTCACAGGCATGCACACGACTCAAGCACCGCGCCCTGCGGAAGGGTGTGAGCGCGGCACTGCAGGCGGCCGCCGAGCGGGCCGGCCTCACCGTGGGCCAGCTCGCCGAGCGCAGCGTGCCAGCGCACGGGCTCGGCCCCGACGGCCGCAGCATCGTGCAGCTCGGTGCGCACACCGCCGTCCTCGCCCTGGAGCGGCCGGGCACGGTGTCGCTGACCTTCCGCACGACCGCCGGCCGAGACCTGGCCAGCGTTCCGGCAGCGGTCCGCAACGACTTCGGCGACGAGGTGGCGGGACTGCGCGCGCAGGTCAAGGAGCTGAAGCGAGCGGTCACGGCCGAGCGCTCGCGTATCGAAGAGCTGCTCGCCGAGGACAGGGCCTGGCCCGCGGACGAGTGGGCCACCTACTACCGGGACCATCCCGTCGTCGGCGCCCTCGCACGTGGCCTCCTCTGGCAGAGCGAGCACGACGGCGAATGGCGCACCGGGCTCCTGACGGACGACCGGAGACTCGTCGATCTGCAGGGCGCTGAGCTGGCTGTCTCGGGCTGCGTCCGGCTCTGGCATCCGCTCCGCGCCGACACGGACGAAGTCGGTGCCTGGCGCGAGCACCTGCTCGCCGACGAGGTGCGACAGCCGTTCAAGCAGGCGTTCCGCGAGATCTACCGACTGACCGATGCCGAGGTCGAGACCGGAGACCACTCGAACCGGTTCGCCGCCCACGTGCTCCGAGCCCCGCAGGCACAGGCGCTCATGCGCACCCGCGGCTGGACCGGCGACGGACTCGGATACTGGGAGGGGGGCTACGAAGGACACGTCACCAAGCCGTTCGCCAGCGGATGGCGCGCGGAGTTCTTCTTCGACCTGATACCCGACGAGGCCGATGGATACGAGACGCCGTCCCTGGCCGGCTCCGATCAGGTCCGGTTCAGCCGCCACCAGGACGGCGGATGGGTGGCCCGGCCGCTGACCGAGGTGCCTCCCCTGGTCTTCACCGAGGCGATGCGGGACGTCGACCTCTTCGTCGGCGTCACCTCGATCGCCGCCGACCCAGCCTGGATCACGAGGGGTGCGCGGACGCACGAGACCTACTGGGAGCACGTCAGCTTCGGTGCCCTCACCGAGGCGGCGGCCACCCGACGGCAGGCACTGGAACGCCTCGTGCCACGACTCAGGATCGCCGATCGTTGCGCCCTGACCGAGCGGTTCCTGGAGGTCCGCGGCGACCTACGGACGTACAAGATCCACCTCGGCTCGGGGAACATCCTGATGACCCCGGACGAGTACCTGTGCATCGTCCCGGGCCGCGCGCAGTGGAAGGACCCGAAGGTGTACCTCCCGTTCGAGGACGGCGGCGGGATGCTCTCGGTGATCCTGTCCAAGGCGTTCCTGCTGGTCGACGACACGTCGATCACGGACCCGAGCATCACCAGCCAGATCGCCCGCCGCTGA
- a CDS encoding YihY/virulence factor BrkB family protein: MRRFVDWLRSPEFVTTSASLAFYAMISLPPMVLIGFWIAGWFVDESALQELGGEVDEQAPAELPLADVLEGLIEVAGRTGALAAVAAVWPATTYGAALARAFSTIAPEADRRIRGWRGRLLSLVVIATFPLLVFSGLAATYVVPRLVGQGIGLTAVLGAGALALLSGVIGLLYSLFRLRDTGWREVATGAGVATALIGLSTAGYLGYLQFSDFTERYGTTWVATAVLLGLWLLLGNASLVVGYRVMLRRAAHRPSHDRLERGGA; this comes from the coding sequence GTGCGGAGGTTCGTCGACTGGCTGCGCAGCCCGGAGTTCGTGACCACCAGTGCGAGCCTGGCGTTCTACGCGATGATCTCCCTGCCCCCCATGGTCCTGATCGGCTTCTGGATCGCCGGCTGGTTCGTCGACGAGTCCGCGCTGCAGGAGCTGGGCGGAGAGGTGGATGAGCAGGCGCCCGCGGAGCTGCCGCTCGCAGACGTGCTGGAGGGGCTGATCGAGGTGGCCGGTCGCACCGGCGCCCTGGCCGCCGTCGCCGCGGTGTGGCCGGCCACCACGTACGGCGCGGCGCTGGCCCGGGCCTTCAGCACGATCGCACCGGAGGCCGACCGTCGCATCCGGGGCTGGCGCGGCCGGCTCCTGTCGCTCGTCGTGATCGCGACGTTCCCGCTGCTCGTGTTCAGCGGGCTGGCCGCCACGTACGTGGTGCCCCGGCTGGTCGGACAGGGGATCGGGCTGACCGCGGTGCTCGGGGCCGGCGCGCTCGCCCTCCTGTCGGGCGTGATCGGCCTGCTCTACTCGCTGTTCCGGCTGCGCGACACCGGCTGGCGGGAGGTCGCCACCGGAGCCGGCGTCGCGACCGCCCTGATCGGGCTCAGCACGGCGGGGTACCTCGGCTACCTGCAGTTCAGCGACTTCACCGAGCGGTACGGCACCACGTGGGTGGCCACCGCCGTCCTGCTGGGGCTGTGGCTGCTGCTCGGCAACGCGTCACTGGTGGTCGGGTACCGGGTCATGCTGCGCCGCGCGGCGCACCGTCCGTCCCACGACCGGCTGGAGCGCGGCGGCGCCTGA
- a CDS encoding CAP domain-containing protein, whose amino-acid sequence MVMPRWVLAVVAALLIVPGVTGCVVDGGRSVLTGSGPTPEQPPEVGDGDAATAMARDIFDRVNDERAERGLEPVEWNGALAEAAGDWSQEMAATGRSEHQDVRALMDREEFSGFAGIGENIFTASGPVPAGAAHVGWMRSDDHRINLLNPGWNRLGIGVFCAADGSVWATQQFGRTVDADRPPVSDELPPLEPIARPEEDGPTCV is encoded by the coding sequence ATGGTGATGCCGCGCTGGGTCCTCGCCGTGGTGGCGGCGCTGCTGATCGTCCCAGGTGTGACGGGCTGCGTCGTCGACGGCGGCAGGTCTGTGCTGACCGGCTCCGGTCCCACTCCCGAGCAGCCTCCGGAGGTCGGTGACGGGGACGCGGCGACGGCCATGGCCCGGGACATCTTCGACCGGGTCAACGACGAGCGGGCCGAGCGCGGGCTGGAGCCGGTGGAGTGGAACGGTGCCCTCGCCGAGGCGGCCGGCGACTGGAGCCAGGAGATGGCGGCGACCGGCCGGTCCGAGCACCAGGACGTCCGCGCCCTGATGGACCGCGAGGAGTTCTCGGGCTTCGCCGGCATCGGCGAGAACATCTTCACCGCCTCCGGCCCCGTGCCCGCCGGTGCGGCGCATGTCGGCTGGATGCGTTCGGACGACCACCGGATCAACCTGCTCAACCCCGGGTGGAACCGCCTGGGCATCGGCGTGTTCTGTGCGGCGGACGGGTCGGTCTGGGCCACCCAGCAGTTCGGCCGCACCGTCGACGCCGACCGCCCGCCGGTCAGCGACGAACTGCCGCCGCTGGAACCGATCGCCCGGCCCGAGGAGGACGGGCCCACCTGCGTGTGA
- a CDS encoding DinB family protein, with protein MTDSTTTLTRERADLIESLRRHRGFLLFTVRGLTEEQARLRPTVSALYLGGLIKHVAATEASWVRFAEGGAEAMNRNWGPDAYTRHWHLQQGETLAGVLAGYEEVARHTDEVVATIDLDADHALPEAPWFEQGARWSARRVFLHIIAETAQHAGHADILRESIDGQKTMG; from the coding sequence ATGACCGACTCGACCACCACCCTCACGCGCGAGCGGGCCGACCTCATCGAGTCACTGCGCCGGCACCGTGGCTTCCTGCTGTTCACCGTCCGGGGGCTGACCGAGGAGCAGGCGCGGCTGCGGCCCACCGTGAGTGCGCTGTACCTCGGCGGGCTGATCAAGCACGTGGCCGCGACCGAGGCCTCGTGGGTGCGCTTCGCCGAGGGCGGCGCCGAGGCGATGAACCGCAACTGGGGGCCGGACGCCTACACCCGGCACTGGCACCTCCAGCAGGGCGAGACGCTGGCCGGCGTGCTCGCCGGCTACGAGGAGGTCGCCCGGCACACCGACGAGGTCGTCGCCACGATCGACCTCGACGCCGATCACGCACTGCCGGAGGCGCCCTGGTTCGAGCAGGGCGCGCGCTGGTCGGCCCGACGGGTGTTCCTGCACATCATCGCCGAGACCGCCCAGCACGCCGGCCACGCAGACATCCTGCGGGAGTCGATCGACGGCCAGAAGACGATGGGCTGA
- a CDS encoding SDR family oxidoreductase, protein MADPQRVAIVTGSDSGIGRATAVALAEQGIDVGVTWHRDREGAESTADEVRSLGRRAEVRQLDLTRLPGAADVIDELADALGGVDVLVNNAGTGHGTPVLELGYDTWREVLATDLDGAFLCLQRAARRMVTAGRGGRIVNVTSVHEHQPRVGAAAYCAAKGGLGLLSRVAAIELAEHGITVNAVAPGEIATPMTGQEDEDPTAPGHERPGVPLRRPGDAREVAAVIAFLASPAAGYVTGASWPVDGGMLQMGPMAGSHLDSDDWRRP, encoded by the coding sequence ATGGCCGACCCGCAGCGCGTCGCGATCGTCACCGGCTCCGACTCCGGCATCGGCAGGGCGACCGCGGTCGCGCTCGCCGAGCAGGGCATCGACGTCGGTGTCACGTGGCACCGCGACCGCGAGGGCGCGGAGTCGACCGCCGACGAGGTGCGCTCCCTCGGCCGCCGCGCCGAGGTGCGGCAGCTGGACCTGACCCGCCTGCCCGGTGCCGCCGACGTGATCGACGAACTGGCCGATGCCCTCGGCGGCGTCGACGTCCTCGTCAACAACGCCGGCACCGGCCACGGGACGCCGGTCCTCGAGCTCGGCTACGACACCTGGCGCGAGGTGCTGGCCACCGACCTCGACGGCGCCTTCCTCTGCCTGCAGCGGGCGGCGCGGCGCATGGTGACCGCCGGCCGGGGCGGCCGGATCGTCAACGTCACCAGCGTCCACGAGCACCAGCCGCGGGTGGGTGCGGCCGCCTACTGCGCGGCCAAGGGCGGTCTCGGTCTGCTCTCCCGGGTGGCCGCCATCGAGCTCGCCGAGCACGGCATCACCGTCAACGCCGTCGCACCCGGCGAGATCGCCACGCCCATGACCGGCCAGGAGGACGAGGACCCGACGGCGCCCGGGCACGAGCGCCCCGGTGTGCCGCTGCGCCGTCCCGGCGACGCCCGAGAGGTCGCGGCGGTCATCGCGTTCCTCGCGTCACCGGCGGCCGGCTACGTGACCGGCGCGTCGTGGCCGGTGGACGGCGGAATGCTGCAGATGGGGCCGATGGCGGGCTCGCACCTGGACAGCGACGACTGGCGCCGACCCTGA
- a CDS encoding BMP family protein has translation MRSARVSASALATALVLSVAACGSDDGGGGGTTGGGGGDEAPRIAAVFSGTTTDADYTYLGLQALEAAEDEHGAEITYSESVQVPDAERVLREYVADGYTVIWTHGSQFYDATIAVAQEAPDVVFIAEQDTEPDDVPENVWVLDRNFHLAFYPLGVLAAAASESGRIAYLGGVTLPFSYSEVHALEQALEDVGSDATLTPVWTGDFNDPTRAQQFTSQLVGAGNDVILTSLNLGVVGAFEGASGNPGVLMTAKYTDKSNLSPDQYLTSVLYDFEIMLDEILTSIEDGETGGYLGMTYERGISLQEPQNVDQAVIDEVNDVVEQLAAGEIEVERDVTPVE, from the coding sequence ATGCGATCCGCCCGAGTCTCCGCGAGTGCCCTGGCCACCGCCCTGGTCCTGTCCGTCGCCGCGTGCGGGAGCGACGACGGAGGCGGCGGCGGCACCACCGGTGGCGGTGGTGGCGACGAGGCGCCGCGCATCGCGGCCGTCTTCTCCGGCACCACGACCGACGCCGACTACACCTACCTGGGGCTGCAGGCGCTCGAGGCCGCCGAGGACGAGCACGGCGCGGAGATCACCTACTCCGAGAGCGTCCAGGTGCCCGACGCCGAACGCGTCCTGCGCGAGTACGTCGCCGACGGCTACACGGTCATCTGGACCCACGGCAGCCAGTTCTACGACGCCACGATCGCGGTCGCACAGGAGGCGCCGGACGTGGTGTTCATCGCCGAGCAGGACACCGAGCCCGACGACGTGCCCGAGAACGTCTGGGTCCTCGACCGCAACTTCCACCTGGCGTTCTACCCGCTCGGCGTGCTCGCCGCCGCGGCCTCGGAGAGCGGCCGGATCGCCTACCTGGGTGGCGTGACGCTGCCGTTCTCCTACTCCGAGGTGCACGCGCTCGAGCAGGCGCTCGAGGACGTCGGGTCCGACGCCACCCTCACCCCCGTCTGGACCGGTGACTTCAACGACCCGACGCGCGCCCAGCAGTTCACCAGCCAGCTGGTCGGCGCCGGCAACGACGTGATCCTCACGTCGCTCAACCTCGGCGTCGTCGGTGCGTTCGAGGGCGCGAGCGGGAACCCCGGTGTGCTGATGACGGCGAAGTACACGGACAAGTCCAACCTGTCGCCGGACCAGTACCTGACCTCGGTGCTCTACGACTTCGAGATCATGCTCGACGAGATCCTCACCTCGATCGAGGACGGCGAGACCGGCGGCTACCTCGGCATGACCTACGAGCGGGGCATCTCGCTGCAGGAGCCGCAGAACGTGGACCAGGCCGTGATCGACGAGGTCAACGACGTGGTCGAGCAGCTGGCCGCCGGCGAGATCGAGGTCGAGCGCGACGTCACCCCCGTCGAATGA
- a CDS encoding ABC transporter ATP-binding protein encodes MSSAASAGPAGEVAPGPDRPLTMSGISKSFGPVRALTDADFELARGEVHGLVGGNGAGKTTLMNVLYGLYRPDAGEIRVDGREVHIRSPRDAIDLGIGMVHQHLLQVSTYSVVENVVLGTSGSSGGLRNAARRISELSDRFGLSVDPRARTDRLSVGARQRVEILKVLYRGARILILDEPTSSLTPQEVDGLFASLRGIVAEGTSVVFISHKVREVLAICDRISVMRDGRRLTTVRRADTDAGGLASLMVGELAEPSSDVAAALGLGAVGTAGEAAPTGTPEPPAARTEPARARLAVSDLVVHNDQGVPALHGVDLAVAAGEVLGVAGVAGNGQVELAEALAGVRPVHRGSVRVDGEDLAGRTTRRWLDAGVAYVPEDRHRDGILGAATVTDNLLLGSQREAAFRRGGLIDWRKVRQHAQTTIDNYAIKTPGADAPAGNLSGGNIQRLVLARAFGREPAVLVLQNPTRGLDLRSARFVYDRVQEARERGCAVVLISEDLDELSLLADRMVVLYSGRIVGERRRGHYDAYALGRLMAGVQETA; translated from the coding sequence ATGAGCAGTGCGGCGTCGGCCGGGCCGGCCGGGGAGGTCGCCCCCGGGCCGGACCGGCCGCTCACGATGAGCGGCATCAGCAAGTCCTTCGGTCCGGTCCGGGCCCTCACCGATGCCGACTTCGAGCTGGCGCGCGGCGAGGTGCACGGTCTGGTGGGCGGCAACGGGGCCGGCAAGACGACGCTGATGAACGTCCTCTACGGCCTCTACCGCCCCGACGCCGGAGAGATCCGCGTCGACGGGCGCGAGGTGCACATCCGGTCCCCGCGGGACGCCATCGACCTCGGGATCGGCATGGTGCACCAGCACCTGTTGCAGGTGTCGACGTACTCGGTCGTCGAGAACGTCGTGCTCGGCACCAGCGGCAGCTCCGGCGGGCTGCGCAACGCCGCCCGCCGGATCAGCGAGCTCTCCGACCGCTTCGGCCTGTCCGTGGACCCCCGGGCGCGGACCGACCGGCTCTCGGTGGGCGCCCGCCAGCGGGTGGAGATCCTCAAGGTGCTCTACCGCGGCGCGCGGATCCTCATCCTGGACGAGCCCACCAGCAGCCTCACGCCGCAGGAGGTCGACGGCCTGTTCGCCTCGCTGCGGGGGATCGTCGCCGAGGGGACCAGCGTCGTGTTCATCTCGCACAAGGTGCGCGAGGTGCTGGCGATCTGCGACCGCATCTCCGTGATGCGCGACGGACGCCGGCTGACCACGGTGCGGCGCGCGGACACCGACGCCGGAGGGCTGGCCTCGCTGATGGTCGGCGAGCTCGCCGAGCCGTCCTCCGACGTCGCCGCGGCCCTCGGCCTCGGCGCGGTGGGCACGGCGGGCGAGGCGGCTCCGACGGGGACGCCGGAGCCCCCGGCGGCTCGCACGGAGCCGGCCCGGGCCCGCCTCGCGGTCAGCGACCTCGTCGTCCACAACGACCAGGGCGTCCCCGCGCTGCACGGCGTCGATCTGGCCGTGGCCGCCGGAGAGGTGCTCGGGGTCGCGGGGGTGGCCGGCAACGGTCAGGTCGAGCTGGCCGAGGCGCTCGCCGGCGTCCGCCCGGTGCACCGCGGCAGCGTCCGGGTCGACGGGGAGGATCTCGCCGGCCGGACCACCCGCCGCTGGCTCGACGCCGGCGTGGCCTACGTGCCCGAGGACCGCCACCGCGACGGAATCCTCGGTGCTGCCACGGTCACCGACAACCTGCTGCTCGGCTCCCAGCGGGAAGCCGCCTTCCGCCGGGGCGGGCTGATCGACTGGCGCAAGGTGCGCCAGCACGCGCAGACGACCATCGACAACTACGCGATCAAGACACCGGGTGCCGACGCCCCGGCCGGCAACCTCTCCGGCGGCAACATCCAGCGGCTGGTGCTGGCCCGGGCCTTCGGCCGTGAGCCCGCGGTGCTGGTCCTGCAGAACCCGACCCGCGGCCTGGACCTGCGCTCGGCCCGGTTCGTCTACGACCGGGTCCAGGAGGCCCGCGAGCGCGGCTGCGCCGTCGTCCTCATCTCCGAGGACCTCGACGAGCTCAGCCTGCTCGCCGACCGGATGGTCGTCCTCTACTCCGGCCGGATCGTCGGCGAACGCCGGCGCGGCCACTACGACGCCTACGCGCTCGGCCGTCTCATGGCCGGCGTCCAGGAGACCGCATGA
- a CDS encoding ABC transporter permease, with amino-acid sequence MTAPVLTEPDAEAPVPRGRLFRLLRGLLPYVLAIVAAFVVSGIVIAALGYDAMGAFRTILTTSFRTDFGFTETLTKWVPLTLLALGFTIPLAVGRFNIGGEGQLLVGATASAGVGIVYADLPMAVLLPMVVVAGVLAGVVWAGIAAFLMGRFGVNEILSTVLLNFVSFQVVDYAATEVWSDPAAGVAATQRVGLGAVLPDIGGPPGVHAGILLAGLVALATIVVTRGTAAGFELRAAGTNPRAAGINGIRVEKVAVIALIVGGALGGLAGALEVSGVHSRAIEGMQSNFLLLGIIIGLIARGSALWVPVVAFGIAILEVGASSMQRTVGVPAEMVLIIEALILIFLLLSDVIAARLARRAA; translated from the coding sequence ATGACCGCCCCCGTCCTGACCGAACCGGATGCCGAGGCGCCGGTGCCCCGCGGCCGGCTCTTCCGTCTGCTCCGCGGGCTGCTGCCCTACGTCCTGGCGATCGTGGCCGCGTTCGTCGTCTCGGGCATCGTCATCGCCGCGCTCGGCTACGACGCGATGGGCGCGTTCCGGACCATCCTCACGACGTCCTTCCGGACCGACTTCGGCTTCACCGAGACGCTGACGAAGTGGGTGCCGCTCACGCTCCTGGCGCTGGGCTTCACCATCCCCTTGGCCGTCGGCCGGTTCAACATCGGTGGCGAGGGCCAGCTGCTGGTCGGCGCGACCGCGTCGGCCGGCGTGGGCATCGTCTACGCCGACCTGCCCATGGCGGTCCTGCTGCCGATGGTCGTCGTCGCCGGCGTCCTGGCCGGTGTCGTCTGGGCCGGGATCGCCGCGTTCCTCATGGGCCGGTTCGGGGTCAACGAGATCCTCAGCACGGTGCTGTTGAACTTCGTGTCCTTCCAGGTCGTCGATTACGCCGCCACGGAGGTCTGGTCGGACCCGGCCGCGGGCGTGGCCGCCACCCAGCGCGTCGGGCTCGGCGCGGTGCTGCCCGACATCGGCGGCCCACCCGGGGTGCACGCCGGCATCCTGCTCGCCGGACTGGTCGCGCTGGCCACGATCGTGGTCACCCGCGGCACGGCCGCGGGCTTCGAGTTGCGCGCGGCGGGCACGAACCCGCGGGCCGCCGGTATCAACGGCATCCGGGTCGAGAAGGTTGCGGTGATCGCGCTCATCGTCGGCGGCGCGCTCGGCGGACTCGCCGGGGCCCTCGAGGTCAGCGGCGTGCACAGCAGGGCGATCGAGGGCATGCAGTCCAACTTCCTGCTGCTCGGCATCATCATCGGGCTGATCGCCCGCGGCAGCGCGCTCTGGGTGCCCGTCGTGGCGTTCGGCATCGCGATCCTCGAGGTCGGTGCCAGCTCGATGCAGCGCACCGTCGGAGTCCCGGCCGAGATGGTGCTGATCATCGAGGCGCTGATCCTGATCTTCCTGCTGCTCTCCGACGTGATCGCAGCGCGCCTGGCGAGGAGAGCGGCATGA
- a CDS encoding ABC transporter permease — MSEFTSLAQLTVIAMVPYLLASLGTMLGGLAGVFSVSQEGVMLLGASVGFLISFATDSSTLGILLAAGVGAVFGFALGWATTILRLDQFVVGLALFFAATGLAGLLYRVVIGQTATTPRTATLPRLEIPLLSDIPVIGTVFFSHNILVYLAALLAVALYFFLYRTRAGLDLRSVGENPRAADSLGIPVVRTRLWTTTAGGALMGVAGAFLPLVYTGAFTEGIVGGRGWLAIALTFFGGWRPQFIVAGALFFAAMDVVALRAEIAGTGIPGQALLVVPYVATLIVMIFAFRWARVPQFLGRNYDRESRTA; from the coding sequence ATGAGCGAGTTCACGTCCCTGGCCCAGCTCACGGTGATCGCGATGGTCCCGTACCTGCTGGCCTCCCTCGGCACGATGCTGGGCGGGCTGGCCGGCGTCTTCAGCGTCTCCCAGGAGGGAGTCATGCTGTTGGGCGCCTCGGTCGGCTTCCTCATCAGCTTCGCCACCGACAGCAGCACGCTCGGCATCCTGCTGGCCGCCGGCGTGGGTGCGGTCTTCGGCTTCGCACTCGGCTGGGCGACGACCATCCTGCGGCTGGACCAGTTCGTGGTGGGGCTGGCGTTGTTCTTCGCCGCGACCGGCCTGGCCGGGCTGTTGTACCGGGTGGTCATCGGGCAGACCGCCACCACGCCGCGCACGGCCACGCTGCCCCGGCTGGAGATCCCGCTGCTCAGCGACATCCCGGTGATCGGCACGGTCTTCTTCTCGCACAACATCCTGGTCTACCTCGCCGCCCTGCTGGCGGTGGCGCTGTACTTCTTCCTCTACCGCACGCGGGCCGGGCTGGACCTGCGCTCGGTGGGCGAGAACCCCCGGGCGGCCGACAGCCTCGGCATCCCGGTGGTCCGCACCCGACTCTGGACGACGACAGCCGGGGGCGCGCTGATGGGGGTGGCGGGGGCCTTCCTGCCGCTGGTCTACACCGGCGCGTTCACCGAGGGCATCGTCGGCGGCCGGGGATGGCTGGCGATCGCGCTGACCTTCTTCGGCGGCTGGCGCCCGCAGTTCATCGTCGCCGGTGCGCTGTTCTTCGCGGCGATGGACGTCGTCGCGCTGCGGGCGGAGATCGCCGGGACAGGGATCCCCGGCCAGGCGCTGCTCGTCGTCCCCTACGTGGCCACGCTCATCGTGATGATCTTCGCTTTCCGGTGGGCGCGGGTGCCGCAGTTCCTGGGCCGCAACTACGACCGGGAGAGCCGCACCGCGTGA